One part of the Arabidopsis thaliana chromosome 1 sequence genome encodes these proteins:
- a CDS encoding DNA-directed RNA polymerase II protein (DNA-directed RNA polymerase II protein; BEST Arabidopsis thaliana protein match is: DNA-directed RNA polymerase II protein (TAIR:AT4G08540.1); Has 59 Blast hits to 57 proteins in 21 species: Archae - 0; Bacteria - 4; Metazoa - 0; Fungi - 3; Plants - 46; Viruses - 0; Other Eukaryotes - 6 (source: NCBI BLink).) — protein MEKSTKCAVCYKSFRPSICVDCVNRGLNEYKVKLDSLKSLREVSYFRLSGLLVTKEKAISQRCWKELQNEKLAKLREKLQLQVEKLQQSKNTFRSLSRNLKERYGIIESTNVALEESRVHQLENHYSDTIGNHYLVYIDLTSERLYKQALVMKQICKLFPLSRVTVEGQNKDGSSVQYDQICNALLPQGLNPLSVPPKELAASLGYMVQLLNLVVHKLSVPALHNLGFAGSCSRIWERDSYWNSYPSSPSNGYPLFVPIHDHYSFEEKSSWTGRDTTNFGVTSLKSDGSIEEDYHDLDLDVVSLSSASPHSVETFRNLQQGIAHLKQSVAHLTVYGYRSLSLEVPSGTSTFETFAKLLATLSSLKEVQSGLSLGLSSSNKQRHEPNKSVWNLNSSSSSTLLNSSHTQPTTWNSSYYNVPNRDPSYMVEFPDVKKDKNSIGEWNLVEYPHSSRQPNHPNKY, from the exons ATGGAGAAATCTACCAAATGTGCTGTTTGCTACAAGTCGTTTCGTCCCTCAATCTGTGTAGATTGTGTTAATCGCGG GTTAAACGAATACAAGGTCAAGTTGGACTCGTTGAAGAGTCTTCGGGAGGTTTCGTATTTCAGATTAAGTGGCTTACTTGTCACAAAG GAGAAAGCAATTAGTCAACGTTGTTGGAAGGAGCTTCAGAATGAGAAGCTTGCTAAGTTGCGGGAGAAGCTTCAGCTACAAGTGGAGAAATTGCAGCAAA GCAAAAACACATTTCGGAGTCTATCTCGCAATCTGAAAGAGAGATATGGCATTATTGAATCAACTAACGTTGCT TTAGAGGAGAGCCGTGTTCACCAACTAGAGAACCACTATTCAGATACTATTGGCAATCACTACTTGGTATAT ATCGATCTAACTTCGGAACGCCTTTATAAACAGGCTTTGGTTATGAAACAGATATGCAAATTATTCCCTTTATCCCGG GTGACAGTAGAGGGGCAGAACAAAGATGGGTCTAGTGTACAATATGATCAAATCTGCAATGCTCTCTTACCACAAGGTCTCAACCCACTCTCTGTTCCGCCAAAAGAGCTCGCAGCCTCATTAGG GTACATGGTGCAGCTTCTGAATCTTGTTGTCCATAAGCTCTCAGTGCCTGCACTTCATAACTTGGGTTTCGCG GGTTCTTGTTCAAGAATATGGGAACGAGATTCTTATTGGAACTCTTATCCATCTTCTCCAAG CAATGGGTATCCCCTTTTTGTACCAATCCATGATCACTACTCATTTGAAGAGAAAAGTTCATGGACGGGTAGAGATACAACCAATTTTGGTGTCACTTCGTTGAAATCAGATGGAAGTATAGAAGAAGATTATCATGACCTTGACCTTGACGTTGTTAGCCTTTCTTCTGCCTCTCCTCATTCCGTTGAAACATTCAGAAATCTGCAGCAAGGAATTGCACATCTCAAGCAAAGCGTGGCTCACTTGACTGTGTACGGATACAGGTCCCTGTCTCTGGAAGTTCCTTCCGGAACCTCGACTTTTGAAACATTTGCAAAGTTGCTGGCTACATTATCTTCACTCAAGGAGGTTCAGTCTGGTCTTTCCCTTGGGCTGTCAAG TTCCAACAAGCAAAGACACGAGCCGAACAAATCCGTGTGGAATTTGAACTCCTCAAGTTCCAGCACCTTGCTTAACAGTTCTCATACTCAGCCAACAACG TGGAACAGTAGCTATTATAATGTTCCGAATCGAGATCCAAGCTACATGGTGGAGTTTCCTGATgttaaaaaggataaaaactCTATCGGTGAATGGAATTTGGTTGAGTATCCTCATTCTTCACGTCAACCTAATCATCCCAACAAGTATTGA
- a CDS encoding DNA-directed RNA polymerase II protein (DNA-directed RNA polymerase II protein; FUNCTIONS IN: molecular_function unknown; INVOLVED IN: biological_process unknown; LOCATED IN: cellular_component unknown; EXPRESSED IN: 22 plant structures; EXPRESSED DURING: 13 growth stages; BEST Arabidopsis thaliana protein match is: DNA-directed RNA polymerase II protein (TAIR:AT4G08540.1).): MEKSTKCAVCYKSFRPSICVDCVNRGLNEYKVKLDSLKSLREVSYFRLSGLLVTKEKAISQRCWKELQNEKLAKLREKLQLQVEKLQQSKNTFRSLSRNLKERYGIIESTNVALEESRVHQLENHYSDTIGNHYLIDLTSERLYKQALVMKQICKLFPLSRVTVEGQNKDGSSVQYDQICNALLPQGLNPLSVPPKELAASLGYMVQLLNLVVHKLSVPALHNLGFAGSCSRIWERDSYWNSYPSSPSNGYPLFVPIHDHYSFEEKSSWTGRDTTNFGVTSLKSDGSIEEDYHDLDLDVVSLSSASPHSVETFRNLQQGIAHLKQSVAHLTVYGYRSLSLEVPSGTSTFETFAKLLATLSSLKEVQSGLSLGLSSSNKQRHEPNKSVWNLNSSSSSTLLNSSHTQPTTWNSSYYNVPNRDPSYMVEFPDVKKDKNSIGEWNLVEYPHSSRQPNHPNKY; the protein is encoded by the exons ATGGAGAAATCTACCAAATGTGCTGTTTGCTACAAGTCGTTTCGTCCCTCAATCTGTGTAGATTGTGTTAATCGCGG GTTAAACGAATACAAGGTCAAGTTGGACTCGTTGAAGAGTCTTCGGGAGGTTTCGTATTTCAGATTAAGTGGCTTACTTGTCACAAAG GAGAAAGCAATTAGTCAACGTTGTTGGAAGGAGCTTCAGAATGAGAAGCTTGCTAAGTTGCGGGAGAAGCTTCAGCTACAAGTGGAGAAATTGCAGCAAA GCAAAAACACATTTCGGAGTCTATCTCGCAATCTGAAAGAGAGATATGGCATTATTGAATCAACTAACGTTGCT TTAGAGGAGAGCCGTGTTCACCAACTAGAGAACCACTATTCAGATACTATTGGCAATCACTACTTG ATCGATCTAACTTCGGAACGCCTTTATAAACAGGCTTTGGTTATGAAACAGATATGCAAATTATTCCCTTTATCCCGG GTGACAGTAGAGGGGCAGAACAAAGATGGGTCTAGTGTACAATATGATCAAATCTGCAATGCTCTCTTACCACAAGGTCTCAACCCACTCTCTGTTCCGCCAAAAGAGCTCGCAGCCTCATTAGG GTACATGGTGCAGCTTCTGAATCTTGTTGTCCATAAGCTCTCAGTGCCTGCACTTCATAACTTGGGTTTCGCG GGTTCTTGTTCAAGAATATGGGAACGAGATTCTTATTGGAACTCTTATCCATCTTCTCCAAG CAATGGGTATCCCCTTTTTGTACCAATCCATGATCACTACTCATTTGAAGAGAAAAGTTCATGGACGGGTAGAGATACAACCAATTTTGGTGTCACTTCGTTGAAATCAGATGGAAGTATAGAAGAAGATTATCATGACCTTGACCTTGACGTTGTTAGCCTTTCTTCTGCCTCTCCTCATTCCGTTGAAACATTCAGAAATCTGCAGCAAGGAATTGCACATCTCAAGCAAAGCGTGGCTCACTTGACTGTGTACGGATACAGGTCCCTGTCTCTGGAAGTTCCTTCCGGAACCTCGACTTTTGAAACATTTGCAAAGTTGCTGGCTACATTATCTTCACTCAAGGAGGTTCAGTCTGGTCTTTCCCTTGGGCTGTCAAG TTCCAACAAGCAAAGACACGAGCCGAACAAATCCGTGTGGAATTTGAACTCCTCAAGTTCCAGCACCTTGCTTAACAGTTCTCATACTCAGCCAACAACG TGGAACAGTAGCTATTATAATGTTCCGAATCGAGATCCAAGCTACATGGTGGAGTTTCCTGATgttaaaaaggataaaaactCTATCGGTGAATGGAATTTGGTTGAGTATCCTCATTCTTCACGTCAACCTAATCATCCCAACAAGTATTGA
- a CDS encoding Chaperone DnaJ-domain superfamily protein (Chaperone DnaJ-domain superfamily protein; FUNCTIONS IN: heat shock protein binding; INVOLVED IN: protein folding; LOCATED IN: chloroplast; EXPRESSED IN: 23 plant structures; EXPRESSED DURING: 13 growth stages; CONTAINS InterPro DOMAIN/s: Molecular chaperone, heat shock protein, Hsp40, DnaJ (InterPro:IPR015609), Heat shock protein DnaJ, N-terminal (InterPro:IPR001623), Heat shock protein DnaJ, conserved site (InterPro:IPR018253); BEST Arabidopsis thaliana protein match is: Chaperone DnaJ-domain superfamily protein (TAIR:AT4G36040.1); Has 19455 Blast hits to 19427 proteins in 3128 species: Archae - 161; Bacteria - 8834; Metazoa - 3140; Fungi - 1483; Plants - 1557; Viruses - 8; Other Eukaryotes - 4272 (source: NCBI BLink).), with protein sequence MSNLRAICRPYSVFSSIVCCSRHQSRSLFRVSIKNVAFRNQSSNSSWFRSKNSNLWFRLNQRKTLVRASNWSQEKSPYDTLELDRNAEEEQIKVAYRRLAKFYHPDVYDGKGTLEEGETAEARFIKIQAAYELLMDSEKKVQYDMDNRVNPMKASQAWMEWLMKKRKAFDQRGDMAVAAWAEQQQLDINLRARRLSRSKVDPEEERKILEKEKKASRELFNSTLKRHTLVLKKRDLMRKKAEEDKKKLITQLLAAEGLELDTEAEEEEAAK encoded by the exons ATGAGCAATCTTCGAGCTATCTGTAGACCATACTCTGTGTTCTCTTCGATTGTGTGTTGTAGTAGACATCAAAGTCGATCactttttagggtttcgattAAAAACGTCGCCTTTAGAAACCAGAGTTCGAATTCGTCTTGGTTTAGGTCTAAAAATTCGAATCTTTGGTTTCGTTTGAATCAGAGGAAGACTCTAGTTAGAGCATCGAATTGGAGCCAAGAGAAATCTCCTTACGATACTCTCG AGTTGGATAGAAATGCAGAGGAAGAACAGATTAAGGTAGCATACAGAAGATTAGCCAAATTCTATCATCCTGATG TTTATGATGGAAAGGGGACtcttgaagaaggagagacaGCAGAAGCAAGATTCATTAAGATTCAGGCTGCATACGAGCTGCTCATGGACTCGGAAAAGAAAGTACAATATGATATGGATAACCGAGTTAATCCGATGAag GCATCTCAAGCTTGGATGGAATGGTTGATGAAAAAGCGTAAAGCTTTTGATCAAAGGGGCGACATGGCGGTTGCCGCTTGGGCTGAGCAACAACAGCTTGATATAAACCTGCGTGCTCGTCGTCTTTCTCGTTCTAAA GTGGATccggaagaagaaaggaagatattggagaaggagaagaaagcaTCGAGAGAGTTATTCAACAGCACTTTAAAGCGACACACGCTAGTGTTGAAGAAAAGAGATCTGATGCGaaagaaagcagaggaagataagaaaaagCTCATCACTCAGCTATTAGCAGCAGAAGGTCTCGAGCTTGATACCGaagcagaagaggaagaagcagcAAAGTAA
- a CDS encoding uncharacterized protein (unknown protein; Has 1 Blast hits to 1 proteins in 1 species: Archae - 0; Bacteria - 0; Metazoa - 0; Fungi - 0; Plants - 1; Viruses - 0; Other Eukaryotes - 0 (source: NCBI BLink).), producing MWLYCMFNQHERICIHFFGMRNKRINLSSVQVRIFERHAVYIKGTIVYKYIFIYMPPLIDFLIFLLCFVIYGEYLLCILHEAILQIFEF from the coding sequence ATGTGGTTGTACTGCATGTTTAACCAACATGAAAGAATATGTATTCATTTTTTCGGAATGCGAAATAAGAGAATCAATCTCAGTTCAGTTCAAGTTCGAATCTTTGAACGACATGCGGTTTATATAAAAGGAACtatagtatataaatatatatttatatatatgcctcctttaatagattttcttatattccttctttgttttgtaatttatggAGAATATTTACTATGTATTCTTCATGAAGCAATTTTACAAATATtcgaattttaa
- a CDS encoding uncharacterized protein (unknown protein; BEST Arabidopsis thaliana protein match is: unknown protein (TAIR:AT1G22065.1); Has 35333 Blast hits to 34131 proteins in 2444 species: Archae - 798; Bacteria - 22429; Metazoa - 974; Fungi - 991; Plants - 531; Viruses - 0; Other Eukaryotes - 9610 (source: NCBI BLink).): MSLAIAEVYTVRKFHRESMKKPAKQTVTGEGDEKIGGGSFKEAPVKSGGCRRFGRWFFGKPGMKKSSAKVSDPMAIE; encoded by the coding sequence ATGTCGCTAGCTATCGCAGAAGTTTACACGGTGAGGAAGTTTCACAGAGAGAGTATGAAGAAACCGGCCAAACAGACGGTTACCGGCGAGGGAGATGAAAAGATTGGCGGAGGAAGTTTCAAGGAGGCGCCGGTGAAGTCAGGTGGGTGTAGAAGATTCGGACGGTGGTTTTTTGGGAAGCCGGGAATGAAGAAAAGCTCTGCTAAAGTTTCGGATCCCATGGCGATtgagtga
- the TGA7 gene encoding bZIP transcription factor family protein (bZIP transcription factor family protein; CONTAINS InterPro DOMAIN/s: Basic-leucine zipper (bZIP) transcription factor (InterPro:IPR004827), bZIP transcription factor, bZIP-1 (InterPro:IPR011616); BEST Arabidopsis thaliana protein match is: TGA1A-related gene 3 (TAIR:AT1G22070.1); Has 1009 Blast hits to 1009 proteins in 97 species: Archae - 0; Bacteria - 11; Metazoa - 10; Fungi - 28; Plants - 845; Viruses - 0; Other Eukaryotes - 115 (source: NCBI BLink).), with translation MMSSSSPTQLASLRDMGIYEPFQQIVGWGNVFKSDINDHSPNTATSSIIQVDPRIDDHNNNIKINYDSSHNQIEAEQPSSNDNQDDDGRIHDKMKRRLAQNREAARKSRLRKKAYVQQLEESRLKLSQLEQELEKVKQQGHLGPSGSINTGIASFEMEYSHWLQEQSRRVSELRTALQSHISDIELKMLVESCLNHYANLFQMKSDAAKADVFYLISGMWRTSTERFFQWIGGFRPSELLNVVMPYLQPLTDQQILEVRNLQQSSQQAEDALSQGIDKLQQSLAESIVIDAVIESTHYPTHMAAAIENLQALEGFVNQADHLRQQTLQQMAKILTTRQSARGLLALGEYLHRLRALSSLWAARPQEPT, from the exons atgatgagttcttcttctccaacacaACTTGCATCTTTAAGAGACATGGGAATCTATGAGCCATTTCAACAAATTGTCGGTTGGggaaatgttttcaaatctgaTATCAATGATCATAGTCCCAATACTGCTACTTCCTCTATTATTCAGGTTGATCCTAGAATTGAtgatcacaacaacaacatcaag ATAAATTATGATTCTTCTCATAACCAGATCGAAGCAGAACAACCTTCTAGTAATGATAATCAAGATGATGATGGCAGGATTCATGATAAG ATGAAACGGCGTTTAGCGCAGAACCGAGAAGCGGCTCGCAAAAGTCGTTTGAGAAAGAAG GCTTATGTTCAGCAGTTAGAGGAAAGCCGGTTAAAGTTATCGCAGTTAGAGCAAGAACTCGAAAAGGTTAAGCAGCAG GGCCATTTAGGACCATCTGGGAGTATTAACACAGGGATTGCATCATTTGAGATGGAATATTCACACTGGCTACAAGAACAAAGCAGAAGAGTTAGCGAACTACGAACAGCGCTTCAATCTCATATAAGCGACATAGAACTCAAGATGCTAGTAGAGAGTTGCTTGAACCATTACGCTAATCTTTTCCAAATGAAATCCGATGCAGCAAAAGCCGATGTTTTCTACTTGATATCGGGAATGTGGCGAACTTCAACCGAAAGATTCTTCCAATGGATTGGAGGGTTTCGTCCATCCGAACTTTTAAAC GTTGTGATGCCTTATCTTCAACCATTAACGGATCAACAAATCTTGGAAGTGAGAAACCTCCAACAATCATCACAACAAGCAGAGGATGCTCTGTCTCAAGGGATTGATAAACTTCAACAGAGTTTAGCTGAAAGCATTGTGATTGATGCGGTTATCGAGTCCACGCATTATCCCACTCACATGGCTGCAGCTATAGAGAATCTTCAAGCATTAGAAGGATTTGTGAATCAA GCAGATCATCTGAGGCAACAAACTTTGCAACAAATGGCGAAGATCTTAACGACAAGACAATCGGCTCGAGGTTTACTAGCTTTAGGAGAGTATCTTCATAGACTTCGTGCTCTTAGTTCTCTTTGGGCAGCTCGTCCACAAGAACCAACTTAA
- a CDS encoding Chaperone DnaJ-domain superfamily protein: protein MSNLRAICRPYSVFSSIVCCSRHQSRSLFRVSIKNVAFRNQSSNSSWFRSKNSNLWFRLNQRKTLVRASNWSQEKSPYDTLELDRNAEEEQIKVAYRRLAKFYHPDVYDGKGTLEEGETAEARFIKIQAAYELLMDSEKKVQYDMDNRVNPMKASQAWMEWLMKKRKAFDQRGDMAVAAWAEQQQLDINLRARRLSRSKVRNNVSF, encoded by the exons ATGAGCAATCTTCGAGCTATCTGTAGACCATACTCTGTGTTCTCTTCGATTGTGTGTTGTAGTAGACATCAAAGTCGATCactttttagggtttcgattAAAAACGTCGCCTTTAGAAACCAGAGTTCGAATTCGTCTTGGTTTAGGTCTAAAAATTCGAATCTTTGGTTTCGTTTGAATCAGAGGAAGACTCTAGTTAGAGCATCGAATTGGAGCCAAGAGAAATCTCCTTACGATACTCTCG AGTTGGATAGAAATGCAGAGGAAGAACAGATTAAGGTAGCATACAGAAGATTAGCCAAATTCTATCATCCTGATG TTTATGATGGAAAGGGGACtcttgaagaaggagagacaGCAGAAGCAAGATTCATTAAGATTCAGGCTGCATACGAGCTGCTCATGGACTCGGAAAAGAAAGTACAATATGATATGGATAACCGAGTTAATCCGATGAag GCATCTCAAGCTTGGATGGAATGGTTGATGAAAAAGCGTAAAGCTTTTGATCAAAGGGGCGACATGGCGGTTGCCGCTTGGGCTGAGCAACAACAGCTTGATATAAACCTGCGTGCTCGTCGTCTTTCTCGTTCTAAAGTAAGAAATAATGTGTCTTTTTGA
- a CDS encoding DNA-directed RNA polymerase II protein, which produces MEKSTKCAVCYKSFRPSICVDCVNRGLNEYKVKLDSLKSLREVSYFRLSGLLVTKEKAISQRCWKELQNEKLAKLREKLQLQVEKLQQSKNTFRSLSRNLKERYGIIESTNVALEESRVHQLENHYSDTIGNHYLVYIDLTSERLYKQALVMKQICKLFPLSRVTVEGQNKDGSSVQYDQICNALLPQGLNPLSVPPKELAASLGYMVQLLNLVVHKLSVPALHNLGFAGSCSRIWERDSYWNSYPSSPSNGYPLFVPIHDHYSFEEKSSWTGRDTTNFGVTSLKSDGSIEEDYHDLDLDVVSLSSASPHSVETFRNLQQGIAHLKQSVAHLTVYGYRSLSLEVPSGTSTFETFAKLLATLSSLKEVQSGLSLGLSR; this is translated from the exons ATGGAGAAATCTACCAAATGTGCTGTTTGCTACAAGTCGTTTCGTCCCTCAATCTGTGTAGATTGTGTTAATCGCGG GTTAAACGAATACAAGGTCAAGTTGGACTCGTTGAAGAGTCTTCGGGAGGTTTCGTATTTCAGATTAAGTGGCTTACTTGTCACAAAG GAGAAAGCAATTAGTCAACGTTGTTGGAAGGAGCTTCAGAATGAGAAGCTTGCTAAGTTGCGGGAGAAGCTTCAGCTACAAGTGGAGAAATTGCAGCAAA GCAAAAACACATTTCGGAGTCTATCTCGCAATCTGAAAGAGAGATATGGCATTATTGAATCAACTAACGTTGCT TTAGAGGAGAGCCGTGTTCACCAACTAGAGAACCACTATTCAGATACTATTGGCAATCACTACTTGGTATAT ATCGATCTAACTTCGGAACGCCTTTATAAACAGGCTTTGGTTATGAAACAGATATGCAAATTATTCCCTTTATCCCGG GTGACAGTAGAGGGGCAGAACAAAGATGGGTCTAGTGTACAATATGATCAAATCTGCAATGCTCTCTTACCACAAGGTCTCAACCCACTCTCTGTTCCGCCAAAAGAGCTCGCAGCCTCATTAGG GTACATGGTGCAGCTTCTGAATCTTGTTGTCCATAAGCTCTCAGTGCCTGCACTTCATAACTTGGGTTTCGCG GGTTCTTGTTCAAGAATATGGGAACGAGATTCTTATTGGAACTCTTATCCATCTTCTCCAAG CAATGGGTATCCCCTTTTTGTACCAATCCATGATCACTACTCATTTGAAGAGAAAAGTTCATGGACGGGTAGAGATACAACCAATTTTGGTGTCACTTCGTTGAAATCAGATGGAAGTATAGAAGAAGATTATCATGACCTTGACCTTGACGTTGTTAGCCTTTCTTCTGCCTCTCCTCATTCCGTTGAAACATTCAGAAATCTGCAGCAAGGAATTGCACATCTCAAGCAAAGCGTGGCTCACTTGACTGTGTACGGATACAGGTCCCTGTCTCTGGAAGTTCCTTCCGGAACCTCGACTTTTGAAACATTTGCAAAGTTGCTGGCTACATTATCTTCACTCAAGGAGGTTCAGTCTGGTCTTTCCCTTGGGCTGTCAAGGTAA
- a CDS encoding DNA-directed RNA polymerase II protein (DNA-directed RNA polymerase II protein; FUNCTIONS IN: molecular_function unknown; INVOLVED IN: biological_process unknown; LOCATED IN: cellular_component unknown; EXPRESSED IN: 22 plant structures; EXPRESSED DURING: 13 growth stages; BEST Arabidopsis thaliana protein match is: DNA-directed RNA polymerase II protein (TAIR:AT4G08540.1); Has 30201 Blast hits to 17322 proteins in 780 species: Archae - 12; Bacteria - 1396; Metazoa - 17338; Fungi - 3422; Plants - 5037; Viruses - 0; Other Eukaryotes - 2996 (source: NCBI BLink).): MEKSTKCAVCYKSFRPSICVDCVNRGLNEYKVKLDSLKSLREVSYFRLSGLLVTKEKAISQRCWKELQNEKLAKLREKLQLQVEKLQQSKNTFRSLSRNLKERYGIIESTNVALEESRVHQLENHYSDTIGNHYLVYALVMKQICKLFPLSRVTVEGQNKDGSSVQYDQICNALLPQGLNPLSVPPKELAASLGYMVQLLNLVVHKLSVPALHNLGFAGSCSRIWERDSYWNSYPSSPSNGYPLFVPIHDHYSFEEKSSWTGRDTTNFGVTSLKSDGSIEEDYHDLDLDVVSLSSASPHSVETFRNLQQGIAHLKQSVAHLTVYGYRSLSLEVPSGTSTFETFAKLLATLSSLKEVQSGLSLGLSSSNKQRHEPNKSVWNLNSSSSSTLLNSSHTQPTTWNSSYYNVPNRDPSYMVEFPDVKKDKNSIGEWNLVEYPHSSRQPNHPNKY, from the exons ATGGAGAAATCTACCAAATGTGCTGTTTGCTACAAGTCGTTTCGTCCCTCAATCTGTGTAGATTGTGTTAATCGCGG GTTAAACGAATACAAGGTCAAGTTGGACTCGTTGAAGAGTCTTCGGGAGGTTTCGTATTTCAGATTAAGTGGCTTACTTGTCACAAAG GAGAAAGCAATTAGTCAACGTTGTTGGAAGGAGCTTCAGAATGAGAAGCTTGCTAAGTTGCGGGAGAAGCTTCAGCTACAAGTGGAGAAATTGCAGCAAA GCAAAAACACATTTCGGAGTCTATCTCGCAATCTGAAAGAGAGATATGGCATTATTGAATCAACTAACGTTGCT TTAGAGGAGAGCCGTGTTCACCAACTAGAGAACCACTATTCAGATACTATTGGCAATCACTACTTGGTATAT GCTTTGGTTATGAAACAGATATGCAAATTATTCCCTTTATCCCGG GTGACAGTAGAGGGGCAGAACAAAGATGGGTCTAGTGTACAATATGATCAAATCTGCAATGCTCTCTTACCACAAGGTCTCAACCCACTCTCTGTTCCGCCAAAAGAGCTCGCAGCCTCATTAGG GTACATGGTGCAGCTTCTGAATCTTGTTGTCCATAAGCTCTCAGTGCCTGCACTTCATAACTTGGGTTTCGCG GGTTCTTGTTCAAGAATATGGGAACGAGATTCTTATTGGAACTCTTATCCATCTTCTCCAAG CAATGGGTATCCCCTTTTTGTACCAATCCATGATCACTACTCATTTGAAGAGAAAAGTTCATGGACGGGTAGAGATACAACCAATTTTGGTGTCACTTCGTTGAAATCAGATGGAAGTATAGAAGAAGATTATCATGACCTTGACCTTGACGTTGTTAGCCTTTCTTCTGCCTCTCCTCATTCCGTTGAAACATTCAGAAATCTGCAGCAAGGAATTGCACATCTCAAGCAAAGCGTGGCTCACTTGACTGTGTACGGATACAGGTCCCTGTCTCTGGAAGTTCCTTCCGGAACCTCGACTTTTGAAACATTTGCAAAGTTGCTGGCTACATTATCTTCACTCAAGGAGGTTCAGTCTGGTCTTTCCCTTGGGCTGTCAAG TTCCAACAAGCAAAGACACGAGCCGAACAAATCCGTGTGGAATTTGAACTCCTCAAGTTCCAGCACCTTGCTTAACAGTTCTCATACTCAGCCAACAACG TGGAACAGTAGCTATTATAATGTTCCGAATCGAGATCCAAGCTACATGGTGGAGTTTCCTGATgttaaaaaggataaaaactCTATCGGTGAATGGAATTTGGTTGAGTATCCTCATTCTTCACGTCAACCTAATCATCCCAACAAGTATTGA